The Deltaproteobacteria bacterium genome includes a window with the following:
- a CDS encoding DUF87 domain-containing protein translates to MRPEKSPEEILEKLKPIIGSKADKLRQLYLLEDYKGRPKIEEIINQARIKHLNEQEILLPPPNNLNGDYPIAEIIYNGENTQTYKLKKKDLTRHVAIFGTTGSGKTNACFYLIGNLIHDNIPFIIADFKQNYRDLIGTRAGKNIKLYTVGKDISPFHFNPLIPPKGADPKTYINKLIDVINHSHFVSYGVDHLLQTAIDQVYKECGVYDGHTRKSPTFKDVLEKIRDKPLKGRESLWQASAVRTLQDLSFGPVGDVFNTERTLNIETFLNEQIVLELDALPQTTKTFLVETLLLQIYLYRINHSTRDEELKHMLILEEAHHLLLQPQGQHSETITDIFLREIRETGQGVCLLDQSPAKINSTALSNVNTLIAMQLRHQDDIQQISKALLIKEYEYFGMLKTGEAIIKTQAPQAFLARFPLAGIKKGTVTNQQIREHMGTPQIPQAHHSHQVPPKPQTAPIIQIAESPGFSSDSPPNTPPKIEPSKNKPLRKSDKYTDEETEFLKDVNQHPLSGVSTRYKRLNWSVDKGNNIKNRLIDNHTLKPVRIPTKTGKLLLLELTVYGRKSTEGWFPKTSHHRIGGVEHEYWRMKAANYYKEQGYKIYYEYPLEGGKTVDLVAEKDGQKTAIEIETGKSNAEENIKKCIDSKQFEKVVCVATNEKVEKQVRMSLKNERLKESKVVVVGCKGYSGF, encoded by the coding sequence ATGAGACCTGAAAAGAGCCCGGAAGAAATCCTTGAAAAACTAAAGCCAATCATAGGCAGTAAAGCTGACAAGCTCAGACAACTCTACCTGCTTGAAGACTACAAGGGACGCCCAAAAATAGAAGAGATAATAAACCAGGCAAGAATCAAGCACCTAAACGAACAAGAAATCCTCCTCCCACCCCCAAACAACCTAAACGGCGACTACCCCATAGCTGAAATCATCTACAACGGAGAAAACACACAAACCTACAAACTAAAGAAAAAAGACCTCACTAGGCATGTTGCTATATTTGGTACAACGGGGAGCGGTAAGACGAATGCTTGCTTCTACCTAATCGGCAATCTGATACATGACAATATCCCTTTCATCATAGCTGACTTCAAGCAAAACTACAGAGACCTCATCGGAACAAGAGCAGGGAAAAACATAAAGCTCTACACTGTTGGCAAAGATATCAGCCCCTTCCACTTCAACCCCCTCATACCCCCAAAAGGAGCCGACCCAAAGACGTACATCAACAAGCTAATCGATGTAATCAACCACTCCCACTTCGTCAGCTACGGAGTCGACCACCTACTACAGACCGCAATAGACCAAGTATATAAGGAGTGCGGGGTATACGACGGGCACACCCGAAAATCACCCACATTCAAAGATGTTCTCGAAAAGATAAGAGACAAACCACTAAAGGGACGAGAATCCCTTTGGCAGGCATCCGCAGTAAGAACCCTCCAAGACCTCTCATTTGGACCTGTAGGCGACGTATTCAACACAGAACGCACCCTAAACATCGAAACATTCCTAAACGAACAAATAGTCCTGGAACTCGACGCCCTCCCCCAGACAACAAAAACCTTCCTTGTCGAAACACTCCTTCTTCAAATCTACCTCTACCGTATCAACCACAGCACACGAGACGAAGAACTCAAGCACATGCTAATACTTGAAGAAGCCCACCACCTCCTACTCCAACCTCAAGGACAACATTCAGAAACAATAACTGACATCTTCCTAAGAGAGATAAGAGAGACTGGCCAGGGTGTCTGCCTTCTTGACCAATCCCCGGCAAAGATTAACAGCACGGCACTCTCAAACGTCAACACCCTAATCGCAATGCAACTGCGCCATCAAGACGACATCCAACAGATATCAAAAGCCCTCCTAATAAAAGAGTATGAATATTTCGGGATGCTAAAAACAGGCGAGGCAATAATCAAGACCCAAGCCCCCCAAGCCTTTCTAGCCCGATTCCCATTAGCAGGAATAAAAAAAGGAACAGTCACAAACCAACAAATCAGGGAGCACATGGGCACCCCACAAATACCCCAAGCACATCATTCCCACCAAGTACCTCCAAAACCCCAAACAGCTCCAATAATCCAAATAGCAGAATCGCCCGGTTTTTCGAGTGATTCGCCCCCTAATACTCCCCCAAAGATCGAACCAAGCAAGAATAAACCTCTTCGGAAATCAGATAAATACACCGACGAGGAGACCGAATTCCTCAAAGACGTAAACCAACACCCCCTATCAGGTGTAAGCACTAGGTATAAGCGCCTCAACTGGAGCGTTGACAAAGGAAACAACATCAAAAACCGACTAATAGACAACCACACACTAAAACCAGTAAGAATCCCAACAAAGACTGGCAAATTGTTGTTGCTTGAATTAACAGTGTATGGTAGAAAATCTACAGAGGGGTGGTTCCCTAAGACTTCACATCATCGTATTGGCGGCGTCGAGCATGAATACTGGCGTATGAAAGCCGCCAACTACTACAAAGAACAAGGCTACAAAATCTACTACGAATACCCATTGGAAGGCGGCAAAACCGTAGATTTAGTCGCAGAAAAAGATGGGCAAAAGACAGCTATTGAGATTGAGACAGGGAAGAGCAATGCAGAAGAGAATATAAAGAAATGCATAGACTCAAAGCAGTTTGAGAAGGTAGTTTGTGTGGCAACGAATGAGAAGGTTGAGAAACAGGTGAGAATGAGTCTAAAAAATGAAAGATTAAAGGAATCTAAAGTTGTAGTGGTAGGCTGTAAAGGATATTCTGGTTTTTAA